A window from Pangasianodon hypophthalmus isolate fPanHyp1 chromosome 4, fPanHyp1.pri, whole genome shotgun sequence encodes these proteins:
- the dhrs4 gene encoding dehydrogenase/reductase SDR family member 4, protein MLRAVTKCLLTNPVAGGRMMSYSSLAGKVAIVTASTDGIGLAAAQALGRSGAHVVVSSRRQANVDKAVSLLRSENIQVTGATCNVGNKEDREKLINMTVEQCGGIDILVSNAAVNPFFGNILESTDEVWTKILDVNVKCSFLLTKLVVPHMEKRGGGSVVFVSSVAGYQPMTGLGPYSVSKTALLGLTRALAPELAHSNIRVNCVAPGIIKTRFSSALWQSDEIASEFLKMLSIKRLGKPEDIGGVIAFLCSDDASYITGETITVTGGMNCRL, encoded by the exons ATGTTGAGGGCTGTGACCAagtgccttctgaccaatcctgtcgCTGGTGGAAGAATGATGTCATACAGCAGTCTCGCTGGAAAAGTTGCCATAGTTACTGCATCCACTGATGG TATTGGCTTAGCAGCTGCACAGGCGTTAGGGAGAAGCGGGGCTCACGTTGTTGTTAGCAGCCGTCGACAGGCCAATGTGGACAAGGCTGTGTCGCTGTTGCGCAGCGAAAACATCCAAGTGACCGGCGCTACTTGTAATGTTGGAAACAAAGAGGACAGAGAAAAACTGATCAACATG ACTGTGGAGCAGTGTGGTGGTATTGACATACTGGTGTCTAATGCAGCTGTGAACCCATTCTTTGGAAACATCTTAGAATCCACAGACGAGGTCTGGACTAAG ATATTAGATGTGAACGTGAAGTGTTCTTTCCTTCTGACCAAACTAGTCGTGCCTCACATGGAGAAAAGAGG AGGTGGCTCAGTGGTGTTTGTGTCTTCAGTAGCAGGCTACCAGCCAATGACG GGTCTGGGTCCATACAGTGTGAGTAAGACAGCACTGTTGGGCCTAACACGAGCTCTCGCTCCTGAACTCGCTCACAGTAACATCAGGGTCAACTGCGTGGCTCCAGGAATCATCAAGACACGCTTCAGTTCTGCT CTTTGGCAGAGTGATGAAATTGCCTCTGAGTTTCTAAAGATgctaagcattaaaag GTTGGGGAAACCAGAGGACATTGGGGGAGTGATTGCTTTCTTGTGTTCAGACGATGCCTCATACATCACTGGAGAAACTATTACTGTCACAGGTGGCATGAACTGCAGACTGTAG
- the tinf2 gene encoding TERF1-interacting nuclear factor 2: MRSGTTRNKNNNNNNNNNNSSSSSSDEPLPIASLRLLAPPLRLVSAAMWKVMQQRDVMHYGKLEEFVTSVSDTVPGLLSYRHQAKLSVGLRARLILEQLRVAQSSEPELILAQLERLRAPALPTSKRMRIDQKVEMAVKNFHTLVQTLLNKPAEREQFFKEEFDSQYGPQYDSALEKLLWEFLTRLDQLLPVPDLAQTVSWLTAAPAVLEECARSASQPQLLRTLLQHEKCLGHLDSAASVPSSTGDSILSSLSLPLSGKVRDSNLSGSTPTPNMIPSPTSSTQKSNKRQARGTVSHITPVIGSISTADIPHEASTNQNVESISEKDSEEVVTEVSNYTRVKSRSCQKSEILEKVPNEEHCVGKVLITVINQTPTPTSSEVEEEDESQIRPVRRSSGKSGVKDKRGMRSGDKMLDLGRKRKRKDSSKTSRRNSQDTKPQEEESLHADLASCMKRQLRVIIPRLEMKDSTQTVLLKTTTNEEHNTMSPRQPAIEGVSAVRNVDAVNRKRKLSLSATPEKNLTANIDKQVYAGSPCIPTLMPLRMESSDTVSPVTKSTDDIIVDSEDEATEKVKGRLFTKRYCKTKSDTYIPTLHEFWTPTFFRRDLLSPGNGCR; encoded by the exons ATGAGATCAGGAACAACAcgcaataaaaacaacaacaacaacaacaacaacaacaacagcagcagcagcagcagcg ATGAACCTTTGCCCATCGCTTCTCTTCGGCTGTTGGCCCCTCCTCTGCGACTGGTCTCCGCCGCCATGTGGAAAGTGATGCAGCAGCGGGATGTGATGCACTATGGAAAGCTGGAGGAGTTTGTGACGTCTGTCTCGGATACTGTACCTGGGTTGTTGAGTTATAGACATCAGGCCAAGCTGAGCGTGGGTCTGCGGGCACGG CTGATCCTGGAGCAGCTCCGTGTGGCCCAGTCTTCTGAACCTGAGCTCATTCTTGCCCAGCTAGAGAGACTGCGTGCTCCTGCCTTGCCCACCAGTAAA AGAATGAGAATCGATCAGAAAGTGGAGATGGCTGTGAAGAACTTCCACACACTTGTGCAGACTCTGCTCAACAAGCCAGCAGAAAGAGAGCAGTTCTTCAAG GAAGAGTTTGACTCTCAGTATGGGCCTCAGTATGACTCGGCTCTGGAGAAGCTGCTGTGGGAGTTTCTGACCAGACTGGACCAGCTGCTTCCAGTCCCAGATCTGGCTCAG ACCGTATCGTGGCTCACTGCAGCTCCGGCTGTTCTGGAGGAGTGTGCACGCTCTGCGTCACAGCCCCAACTCCTCAGGACTCTACTGCAGCATGAGAAATGCCTCGGACACCTGGACTCTGCAG CATCTGTTCCGTCCTCCACTGGGGACTCCATCCTTTCCTCgctatccctccctctctcaggCAAAGTGCGAGACAGCAACCTATCAGGATCCACTCCCACACCGAACATGATCCCAAGTCCCACCTCATCAACACAAAAATCCAATAAGAGGCAAGCGAGAGGAACTGTGTCCCATATCACACCGGTTATTGGCTCAATATCAACTGCAGACATCCCACATGAAGCTTCAACCAATCAAAATGTAGAATCCATTTCAGAAAAGGACAGCGAGGAAGTAGTTACAGAGGTTTCTAATTACACAAGGGTCAAATCAAGGTCATGTCAGAAGAGTGAGATTTTAGAGAAAGTTCCAAATGAGGAACACTGTGTAGGGAAGGTGCTGATTACAGTGATCAATCAAACACCTACACCTACGAGCAGTGAAGTCGAAGAGGAGGATGAATCTCAAATCAGACCAGTGAGAAGAAGTAGTGGGAAGAGTGGTGTAAAAGATAAACGAGGGATGAGAAGCGGTGACAAAATGCTGGATTTGggaaggaagaggaaaagaaaagatagCAGCAAGACATCTCGGAGAAATTCCCAGGACACAAAGCCACAGGAAGAGGAAAGTCTGCATGCTGACCTTGCTTCCTGTATGAAACGTCAGCTTAGAGTCATCATCCCAAGACTGGAAATGAAAGATTCCACTCAAACAGTGTTGCTGAAGACCACGACCAATGAGGAACATAATACAATGTCTCCAAGACAACCTGCCATTGAGGGCGTGTCTGCAGTGAGAAATGTCGATGCCGTGAACCGAAAGAGGAAGCTCAGTCTCTCAGCGACCCCTGAGAAGAACCTGACCGCCAATATTGATAAGCA AGTATATGCTGGCTCTCCCTGCATCCCCACACTCATGCCTTTAAGGATGGAAAGTTCAG aCACAGTCTCTCCTGTAACTAAATCCACAGATGACATTATTGTAGATTCAGAAGATGAAGCCACTGAGAAAGTTAAAGGAAGG CTGTTTACAAAGCGATACTGCAAGACAAAGAGTGACACGTATATTCCCACTTTACATGAGTTCTGGACTCCGACCTTCTTCCGCCGTGACCTCCTCTCTCCAGGAAACGGGTGCAGATGA